The region GCGAACAACCCACATCACAGCAGCTCCGCGGCGACCTGTGACACCATGGGAGGGACCCGGATTCACCCTCGGGACCGCCCGTGGGAATAGCCCGGTACCGGAGGGGCGTTGCACGCCACGCCGGAATCGGATGAGCGAGACCTCTAGGGAGAGTCATGACCGCCCAGGACACCACGATCGACACCGAGGCACCCGCCCACGGGGTCACCCTGACCGACTCGGCGGCCAAGAAGGCCAAGGCCCTGCTCGAGCAGGAGGGCCGTGACGACATGCACCTGCGCATCGCCGTCCAGCCCGGTGGTTGCGCGGGCCTGCGCTACCAGCTCTTCTTCGACGAGCGCACCCTCGACGGTGACGCCCGGCGCGACTTCGAGGGCCTCGGCGTGGTCGTCGACCGGATGAGCGCTCCCTACGTCGAGGGCGCGACCATCGACTTCGTCGACACCATCGAGAAGCAGGGCTTCACGATCGACAACCCGAACGCGGGCGGCTCCTGCGCCTGCGGCGACTCCTTCCACTGAGTCAACCGGCAGGTCGCTGAGCGCGCGGGCGCACGCCCCGTCGCGCCGAGGGGCCACCGGCCACCGACACAACCAGGCCGACCGGACCGGAGCAGGTCCGGTCGGCCTCTCGCGTTCGAGGCGCGGGGTGGTCCCGGCTCACTCCTCCCCGACCACCTGGATCACGTCCTCGCCCAGCGAGACCAGGTCGCCGGGGCCGACCTGCCTTCCCCTGCGGGTCTCGACGGCGTCGTTCACCCGCACCTCGCCCTCCTCCAGCAGGGCCTTGGCGTCGGCGCCGTGCTCGGCCACGCCCGCTAGCTTCAACAGCTG is a window of Saccharopolyspora erythraea NRRL 2338 DNA encoding:
- a CDS encoding HesB/IscA family protein encodes the protein MTAQDTTIDTEAPAHGVTLTDSAAKKAKALLEQEGRDDMHLRIAVQPGGCAGLRYQLFFDERTLDGDARRDFEGLGVVVDRMSAPYVEGATIDFVDTIEKQGFTIDNPNAGGSCACGDSFH
- a CDS encoding RNA-binding S4 domain-containing protein, with protein sequence MREVEIRDGSIRLGQLLKLAGVAEHGADAKALLEEGEVRVNDAVETRRGRQVGPGDLVSLGEDVIQVVGEE